In Bacteroidales bacterium, one DNA window encodes the following:
- a CDS encoding VCBS repeat-containing protein produces the protein MQTQFLLAKPALTGIYFNNKLAESESFNIIAYLYFNNGAGVALGDINNDGLADIYFTGNQVANKLYLNKGNLEFEDITVKAGVGGTGDWKTGVTMADVNGDGELDIYVCQVADYKGLKGANQLFINNGDLTFSEKAKEYGLDFRGFATQAAFFDYDSDGDLDMYLVTHSVHSSRTYGRMDLRFMDDPKAGDKLYRNDQVNGKCVFTDVTKEAGIFSSQIGYGLGVSICDVNNDGFPDIYVSNDFHENDYLYINNTDGTFSEKLTQCMNHTSRSSMGNDAADFNNDGLIDIIVLDMLPDDEKIRQQSGGEDDYELWAIKKQNGYNDQFVRNTLQLNLGGGLFSEIGQFAGISSTDWSWSPLICDLDNDGWKDIFITSGIYHRANDLDYIRFLTGGNRFKPAKDNRNLTDKDLYEKMPLYPNTNFAFRNNGNLTFSNVSTDWGFREKAFSNGCAYADLDNDGDLDLVVNDINDEAEIYRNNNLSGNHYLSVQLKGNGLNTQGTGARVTLYADSVTQTLEKYTTRGFMSASSDILHFGLGKAEKLDSLVIQWPDRKCQTVIVNRIDTNITVEYRPDGITCQRPEDLTALFHETTITGLNYTHHEDFWIDFLREPLTPHSLSAEGPALTVADVNGDGLSDVFLGGAKGQPSSLFIQQRGGTFKEMQITALKNETRTDCIDALFFDADNDNDKDLYIVRGGNELAAGDSAQYDILLINDGRGNFTKSAGLPFISHNGSCVHAADFDKDGDLDLFVGSRSIPGAYGLSPQQFLLENDGHGQFTNIMATNAKGLKNAGMVTGAEWLDYDADGDADLVICGEWMKITMFRNDNGQFTEVTSMAGLDFTSGWWYGIKAADVDGDGDQDLVAGNLGLNSILRASVQEPLELYLGDYDNNGSLDQVISVWRQGKSYPVAQLDELMGKITGLDKKFGSYSEMSGKSVSELFGVEAMKRTFRKSAVMLESSVFINKGDGTFEVQALPAEAQFSVVRDIQVGDFDHDGFTDLIVSGNDYVVRPTYGKYDASYGWFLQGTSGGYRVLWPSQSSLTIMGDARKTALIEINGKTYLLAAVNNGPLQVFRVE, from the coding sequence ATGCAGACGCAGTTTCTGCTGGCTAAACCGGCCTTAACCGGAATCTATTTCAATAATAAGCTGGCCGAATCAGAATCTTTCAATATAATTGCATATCTCTACTTCAATAACGGGGCAGGGGTGGCTCTTGGTGACATCAACAATGACGGGCTTGCTGACATTTATTTCACAGGCAACCAGGTCGCAAACAAACTCTATTTGAATAAGGGCAATCTTGAATTTGAAGATATTACTGTAAAAGCGGGTGTCGGAGGTACAGGCGACTGGAAAACCGGAGTCACCATGGCTGATGTGAACGGTGACGGGGAGTTGGATATTTACGTTTGCCAGGTTGCCGATTATAAAGGTCTGAAAGGCGCTAACCAGCTTTTCATTAACAATGGAGATCTTACGTTCAGCGAAAAAGCCAAAGAGTATGGACTTGACTTCAGAGGATTTGCCACTCAGGCAGCGTTTTTCGATTACGATTCGGATGGCGACCTGGATATGTACCTGGTAACTCATTCAGTGCACTCTTCAAGAACCTACGGAAGAATGGATCTGCGTTTTATGGACGATCCCAAAGCTGGTGATAAGCTTTACCGAAACGACCAGGTGAATGGAAAATGCGTATTTACCGATGTGACAAAAGAAGCAGGCATATTCAGCAGTCAGATCGGTTACGGGTTAGGCGTGAGTATTTGCGATGTGAATAACGATGGCTTTCCGGATATTTATGTTTCAAATGACTTTCATGAAAACGATTACCTGTATATCAATAATACAGACGGAACTTTTAGCGAGAAGCTTACTCAGTGCATGAACCATACGAGCCGGTCGTCAATGGGCAATGATGCCGCTGATTTCAATAATGACGGTCTCATCGACATTATCGTACTGGATATGCTTCCTGACGATGAAAAGATCAGGCAGCAGTCGGGTGGTGAAGATGATTACGAGTTATGGGCAATTAAAAAGCAGAACGGTTATAATGACCAGTTTGTACGAAATACCCTGCAGTTGAACCTTGGCGGAGGCCTGTTCAGCGAAATCGGGCAGTTTGCAGGCATCAGTTCAACCGACTGGAGCTGGAGCCCGTTGATCTGCGATTTGGATAATGACGGATGGAAGGACATTTTTATAACAAGCGGAATTTATCACAGGGCGAATGATCTTGATTATATCCGGTTTCTGACAGGAGGCAACCGGTTCAAGCCTGCAAAGGACAACCGCAATCTGACCGATAAAGATCTGTACGAAAAAATGCCGCTGTATCCCAATACAAACTTTGCATTCAGGAACAACGGCAACCTGACATTCAGCAATGTTTCCACTGATTGGGGATTTAGAGAAAAAGCCTTCTCAAACGGGTGTGCATATGCCGACCTGGATAATGACGGCGATTTGGATCTGGTCGTAAATGACATAAATGATGAAGCTGAAATCTACAGGAATAACAATCTTTCCGGGAATCATTACCTGTCCGTTCAGTTAAAAGGAAACGGATTGAATACACAGGGAACGGGTGCCAGGGTTACACTTTATGCAGACAGTGTAACACAAACCCTTGAAAAATATACTACAAGAGGCTTTATGTCGGCCTCATCCGATATTCTTCATTTCGGACTAGGCAAGGCTGAAAAATTGGATTCACTGGTTATCCAATGGCCTGATCGTAAATGCCAAACAGTAATTGTAAATCGGATTGACACAAACATAACAGTGGAATACCGTCCTGATGGAATAACCTGTCAGCGTCCGGAGGACCTGACAGCGTTATTCCATGAAACTACTATTACAGGATTAAACTACACCCACCACGAAGATTTCTGGATTGACTTCTTACGTGAGCCACTTACTCCTCACAGCCTGTCAGCTGAAGGCCCGGCTTTAACTGTCGCCGATGTAAACGGAGACGGGTTGAGCGATGTTTTCCTTGGCGGTGCCAAAGGACAACCATCCTCCCTGTTTATTCAGCAGCGTGGCGGGACTTTCAAAGAAATGCAAATTACAGCACTAAAAAATGAAACCCGCACCGATTGCATTGATGCATTATTTTTCGATGCGGATAACGACAACGATAAGGATCTGTATATAGTCAGGGGTGGTAATGAGTTGGCTGCGGGTGATTCGGCACAGTATGACATTCTGCTGATAAATGACGGGAGAGGTAACTTTACAAAAAGTGCGGGCTTACCTTTCATTTCACATAACGGTTCATGTGTGCATGCAGCTGATTTCGACAAAGACGGTGATCTTGATTTATTTGTTGGTTCAAGATCAATTCCCGGGGCATATGGGTTATCGCCACAGCAATTCCTGCTTGAAAACGACGGGCATGGCCAATTTACCAATATAATGGCAACTAATGCTAAAGGTTTGAAAAATGCAGGTATGGTTACCGGTGCAGAATGGTTGGATTATGATGCAGATGGAGATGCCGACCTGGTGATTTGCGGCGAATGGATGAAGATAACTATGTTCAGGAATGATAATGGTCAGTTCACAGAGGTAACGTCCATGGCTGGACTTGATTTCACTTCGGGATGGTGGTATGGAATTAAGGCTGCTGATGTGGATGGTGATGGCGACCAGGACCTGGTTGCAGGAAACCTGGGTTTGAATAGTATTTTAAGAGCATCAGTGCAGGAGCCTTTGGAACTTTACCTGGGCGATTATGATAACAATGGTTCGCTCGACCAGGTTATCAGTGTCTGGAGGCAGGGGAAAAGTTACCCGGTTGCCCAGTTGGATGAACTCATGGGTAAAATCACCGGGTTGGATAAGAAATTCGGTTCTTACAGTGAAATGTCCGGGAAATCAGTCAGTGAGCTTTTCGGGGTGGAAGCCATGAAGCGCACATTCAGAAAAAGTGCGGTGATGCTGGAAAGCAGCGTTTTCATCAACAAGGGTGACGGGACCTTTGAAGTACAAGCCCTGCCTGCCGAGGCGCAATTCTCGGTTGTAAGGGACATCCAGGTTGGCGACTTTGAT